In a single window of the Biomphalaria glabrata chromosome 13, xgBioGlab47.1, whole genome shotgun sequence genome:
- the LOC129922423 gene encoding ring-infected erythrocyte surface antigen-like, with the protein MKTKVDTKTKVETKVETNVETNVETKVETNVETNVETKVETNVETNVETKVETNVETNVETKVETNVETNVETKVETNVETKVETNVETKVETNVETKVETNVETKVETNVETNVETKVETNVETKVETNVETNVVTNVKTKVETNVETNVDTKVGTNVQTNVETNVETKVETNVETNVETKVETNVETKVETNVETNVETKVETNVETKVETNVETKVETNVETNVETNVETKVETNVETNVETKVETNVETKVETNVETNVETKVETNVETKVETNVETKVETNVETNVETNVETNVETKVETKVETNVETNVETKVETNVETNVETKVETKVETKVETKVETNVETNVETRLRQMLRQRLRQMLRQMLRQRLRQMLRQRLRQRLRQRQRLRQMLRQRQRLRQRLRQMLRQRLRQRKRLRQRLRQRQRLRQRHKKKQIFSQRLLKY; encoded by the coding sequence ATGAAGACAAAGGTTGACACAAAAACAAAGGTTGAGACAAAGGTTGAAACAAATGTTGAGACAAATGTTGAGACAAAGGTTGAGACAAATGTTGAGACAAATGTTGAGACAAAGGTTGAGACAAATGTTGAGACAAATGTTGAGACAAAGGTTGAGACAAATGTTGAGACAAATGTTGAGACAAAGGTTGAGACAAATGTTGAGACAAATGTTGAGACAAAGGTTGAGACAAATGTTGAGACAAAGGTTGAGACAAATGTTGAGACAAAGGTTGAGACAAATGTTGAGACAAAAGTTGAGACAAATGTTGAGACAAAGGTTGAGACAAATGTTGAGACAAATGTTGAGACAAAGGTTGAGACAAATGTTGAGACAAAGGTTGAGACAAATGTTGAGACAAATGTTGTGACAAATGTTAAGACAAAGGTTGAGACAAATGTTGAGACAAATGTTGACACAAAGGTTGGGACAAATGTTCAGACAAATGTTGAGACAAATGTTGAGACAAAGGTTGAGACAAATGTTGAGACAAATGTTGAGACAAAGGTTGAGACAAATGTTGAGACAAAGGTTGAGACAAATGTTGAGACAAATGTTGAGACAAAGGTTGAGACAAATGTTGAGACAAAGGTTGAGACAAATGTTGAGACAAAAGTTGAGACAAATGTTGAGACAAATGTTGAGACAAATGTTGAGACAAAGGTTGAGACAAATGTTGAGACAAATGTTGAGACAAAGGTTGAGACAAATGTTGAGACAAAGGTAGAGACAAATGTTGAGACAAATGTTGAGACAAAGGTTGAGACAAATGTTGAGACAAAGGTTGAGACAAATGTTGAGACAAAAGTTGAGACAAATGTTGAGACAAATGTTGAGACAAATGTTGAGACAAATGTTGAGACAAAGGTTGAGACAAAGGTTGAGACAAATGTTGAGACAAATGTTGAGACAAAGGTTGAGACAAATGTTGAGACAAATGTTGAGACAAAGGTTGAGACAAAGGTTGAGACAAAGGTTGAGACAAAAGTTGAGACAAATGTTGAGACAAATGTTGAGACAAGGTTGAGACAAATGTTGAGACAAAGGTTGAGACAAATGTTGAGACAAATGTTGAGACAAAGGTTGAGACAAATGTTGAGACAAAGGTTGAGACAAAGGTTGAGACAAAGACAAAGGTTGAGACAAATGTTGAGACAAAGACAAAGGTTGAGACAAAGGTTGAGACAAATGTTGAGACAAAGGTTGAGACAAAGAAAAAGGTTGAGACAAAGGTTGAGACAAAGACAAAGGTTGAGACAAAgacacaaaaagaaacaaatcttCAGTCAGcgacttttaaaatattaa